One Osmerus mordax isolate fOsmMor3 chromosome 25, fOsmMor3.pri, whole genome shotgun sequence DNA window includes the following coding sequences:
- the LOC136933459 gene encoding GTPase IMAP family member 4-like — MTQQVREKERQQEELRKDLQDKNNQVEKLTVQLQEKDSEVEERKQRLRDKEGELEERDQRLERLESEVGGETPDTDSPRPQDEGSTVVPGVRRRRSMDYPPEMGGESSSPDPPVSPSVSELRLVLLGRTGAGRRAAGNTILGREEFGAQDSPSAVAQRSRRREGDVCGRRLVLVDTPDWFCPGLCLEEMRQDVGLCVRLSAPGPHAFLLVVPVEPSEGEERGAMERMEDMFGEGCWGHTVILFTHDDSLREQSMEEFLQTGSQDLQQLVEKCGNRYHVLNMKDRAHGTQVPELLHLVEEMVAGNRESFYSSQTYQGAEAQVREMEGKIQREREEKIQREETERKEKFETELQNSLKKIEGVIQEHEGDIRTLSHRTSELERQRSIMISHTKMQRNFSRQMQEKDRQIQEKAREMEVKDIEIEKLMQRLMDLSGQFIEEVNEISEWKSPQT; from the exons ATGacccagcaggtgagagagaaggagagacaacagGAGGAGCTTAGAAAAGACCTGCAGGACAAGAACAACCAAGTAGAGAAGCTCACAGTCCAACTGCAGGAGAAAGACtcggaagtggaggagaggaaacagagactgagagacaaggagggagaattagaagagagagaccaacgactggagagactagagagtgaag tgggagGAGAGACCCCAGATACAGACTCACCACGACCACAGGATGAAGGTTCTACTGTGGTCcctggagtcaggaggagacgcAGCATGGATTACCCTCCAGAGA tggggggagagagcagcagtccagaccctccagtgtctcccagtgtgtctgagctgagactggtgctgctggggaggactggggctgggaggagggcagcaggaaacaccatcctgggcagagaggagtttggGGCCCAGGACAGCCCCTCTGCAGTCgcccagaggagcaggaggagagagggggacgtgTGTGGGAGAcggctggtgctggtggacaCTCCAGACTGGTTCTGCCCTGGACTCTGtctggaggagatgagacaggatgtggggctgtgtgtccgtctgtccgcCCCGGGACCCCACGCCTTCCTCCTGGTCGTACCAGTGGAGccctctgagggggaggagagaggagccatggagagaatggaggacaTGTTTGGAGAGGGTTGTTGGGGACACACTGTCATCCTGTTCACCCATGATGACAgtctgagagagcagagcatggaggagtttctccaaacaggaagtcaggacctccagcagcttgtagagaaatgtgggaacaggtaccACGTCCTCAACATGAAGGACAGGGCCCATGGCACTCAGGTCCCAGAGCTGCTGCACCTGgtagaggagatggtggcaggaaacagagagagcttcTACAGCAGTCAGACCTACCAGGGGGCAGAGGCCcaggtcagagagatggagggaaagattcagagggagagagaggagaagatacagagggaggagacagagaggaaagagaagtttGAGACAGAGCTGCAGAACTCTCTGAAGAAGATAGAGGGAGTGATCCAGGAGCACGAGGGAGACATCAGAACACTCAGCCATCGAACATCTGaactggagagacag AGGAGCATCATGATCTCACACACTAAGATGCAGAGAAACTTCAGCAGACAGATGCAGGAGAAGGATAGACAGATACAGGAGAAggctagagagatggaggtgaaggATATAGAGATAGAGAAACTGATGCAACGACTGATGGATCTCAGTGGTCAGTTTATAGAGGAGGTCAATGAAATCAGTGAATGGAAAAGCCCTCAaacatag